The following are encoded in a window of Thermoanaerobacter ethanolicus JW 200 genomic DNA:
- the purB gene encoding adenylosuccinate lyase — MRDTYQNPLITRYASKEMAQIFSDDEKFKTWRRLWVALAKSEKELGLNITDEQIKEMEENIDNINYEDAEKFEREFRHDVMAHIHAYGLLCPKAKPIIHLGATSAFVDDNTDIILMDKAFKLIEKKLLKVIKVLSEFALKYKDLPTLGYTHFQPAQLTTVGKRACLWIQDLILDLQDLKYRRENIMLRGVKGTTGTQASFMELFGGDEEKVKELDRLVVEKMGYKKSFPVTGQTYTRKYDFMLLSVLSGIAQSAHKFSNDLRLLQHLREIEEPFEEKQIGSSAMAYKRNPMRSERMAALSRYVIVTLLNASITSSAQWFERTLDDSANRRIVIPEMFLATDAILNLYINIASGLKVNKKVIEKNVMTELPFMATEKILMEAVLKGGDRQELHEAIRVYSLKAAEEVKNGEENRLLDYIQNDQRFKLSQEEIKELVDPIKFTGRAVSQTEEYIKEIVNPILADFKEDVEAKVEV; from the coding sequence ATGCGAGATACTTATCAGAATCCGTTAATAACAAGATATGCTAGCAAAGAAATGGCCCAAATCTTCTCTGACGACGAAAAATTTAAAACTTGGCGAAGATTATGGGTAGCTTTGGCAAAAAGCGAAAAAGAATTAGGGCTCAATATTACAGATGAGCAGATTAAAGAAATGGAAGAAAATATAGACAACATAAACTATGAAGATGCGGAAAAATTCGAAAGAGAATTTCGACATGATGTTATGGCTCACATACATGCCTATGGTCTTTTGTGCCCCAAAGCAAAACCTATAATCCATTTAGGAGCTACCTCTGCTTTTGTAGATGACAATACAGACATTATTTTGATGGATAAGGCTTTTAAGCTAATTGAAAAGAAGCTTCTTAAAGTAATAAAAGTTCTATCCGAATTTGCTTTAAAATATAAAGATTTACCTACTTTAGGTTATACTCACTTTCAACCAGCTCAACTTACTACGGTTGGTAAAAGAGCATGCCTTTGGATACAAGATTTAATTCTCGATTTACAAGATTTAAAATATAGAAGAGAAAACATAATGTTAAGAGGAGTAAAAGGCACCACTGGTACACAAGCAAGTTTTATGGAACTTTTTGGTGGTGATGAAGAAAAAGTAAAAGAGCTAGACAGATTAGTAGTAGAAAAAATGGGATATAAAAAGTCCTTCCCTGTGACAGGACAAACTTATACGAGAAAATATGACTTTATGCTTTTGTCTGTTTTAAGCGGTATTGCTCAAAGTGCTCACAAATTCAGCAATGACCTAAGGCTTTTACAACATTTGAGAGAAATTGAAGAACCTTTTGAAGAAAAACAAATAGGTTCCTCTGCGATGGCTTATAAAAGAAATCCTATGAGAAGCGAGAGAATGGCAGCTTTAAGTAGGTATGTTATTGTCACACTTTTAAATGCATCTATTACTTCTTCTGCTCAATGGTTTGAAAGAACTTTAGATGATTCAGCTAACAGACGAATTGTAATACCCGAAATGTTCCTTGCCACAGATGCTATATTAAATCTTTATATAAACATTGCGTCTGGTTTAAAAGTAAACAAAAAAGTAATTGAAAAAAATGTGATGACGGAATTGCCTTTTATGGCTACAGAAAAGATTTTAATGGAAGCTGTACTTAAAGGTGGGGACAGACAAGAGTTACATGAAGCTATAAGAGTATACTCCTTAAAAGCGGCAGAAGAAGTTAAAAATGGAGAAGAAAATAGGTTGCTTGATTATATACAAAATGACCAAAGATTTAAACTTTCCCAAGAAGAAATTAAAGAATTAGTTGACCCTATAAAATTTACCGGAAGAGCTGTAAGCCAGACTGAAGAATACATTAAGGAAATTGTAAACCCTATTTTAGCAGATTTTAAAGAAGATGTAGAAGCAAAAGTAGAAGTGTAA
- the hfq gene encoding RNA chaperone Hfq, which produces MASSKAAINLQDIFLNQVRKEHVPVTVYLINGFQLKGLVKGFDNFTVVLESENKQQLLIYKHAISTITPQKPVIFSASDKDEKKEE; this is translated from the coding sequence ATGGCAAGTTCAAAAGCAGCTATTAATTTACAGGATATCTTTTTAAATCAAGTGAGAAAAGAGCATGTACCAGTAACTGTCTACTTAATCAATGGATTCCAATTAAAGGGTTTAGTGAAAGGATTTGATAATTTTACGGTGGTGTTGGAGTCAGAGAACAAACAGCAACTTCTTATCTACAAGCATGCTATTTCGACAATTACACCCCAAAAGCCTGTAATCTTCTCTGCTTCTGATAAGGATGAGAAGAAAGAAGAGTAA
- a CDS encoding tyrosine recombinase XerC — protein MSNEISNNTSNNGSIKYPPLLEEFLNYFSTVKARSYNTVKAYAYDLVLFLRFLKQRRGKVSPNVEFDEIDISDVDVDLIESVDLNDLYAYLNFVANERSNTPPARARKVASLRSFYNYLYKKAKVLSKNPTQELESPKLSVRQPIYLTLDESKKLLNSIDGPFKERDYAIITLFLNCGLRVSELVNINLDDIKDDKLTVIGKGNKQRTVYLNDACIDAINTYLEVRPKEGVKDKKALFLSKRLKRISVKTVQYTVKKHLKNANLEGKKYSAHKLRHTAATLMYRYGNVDIRTLQKLLGHSNVSTTQIYTHVDDSQLKEAVNKNPLSQKED, from the coding sequence ATGTCTAATGAAATTTCTAATAATACTTCCAATAATGGTTCTATTAAATATCCCCCTCTGCTTGAAGAATTTTTAAACTACTTCTCAACTGTAAAAGCCCGTTCTTATAATACTGTAAAAGCTTATGCTTATGATTTAGTTTTGTTTTTGCGCTTTTTAAAGCAAAGACGCGGAAAAGTTAGTCCTAATGTAGAATTTGATGAAATAGATATTTCTGATGTAGATGTTGATTTGATAGAATCTGTTGATTTAAACGACTTATACGCCTACCTTAACTTTGTAGCTAACGAAAGGTCTAATACTCCCCCTGCTCGTGCTCGAAAAGTAGCAAGTTTAAGGTCTTTTTATAATTATCTTTACAAAAAAGCTAAAGTGCTAAGCAAAAATCCTACTCAAGAATTAGAGTCGCCAAAACTTTCTGTAAGACAGCCTATTTACCTCACCCTTGATGAAAGCAAGAAGCTTTTAAATTCTATAGATGGGCCTTTTAAAGAAAGAGATTACGCTATTATCACTTTGTTTTTAAACTGTGGGCTCAGAGTTTCTGAACTGGTGAATATAAATCTAGACGACATAAAAGATGATAAACTAACTGTTATAGGAAAAGGAAATAAACAAAGAACAGTTTATTTAAATGATGCGTGTATTGATGCAATAAATACATATTTAGAAGTAAGGCCAAAAGAAGGAGTCAAAGATAAAAAGGCTTTGTTTTTGAGCAAAAGGCTTAAACGCATAAGTGTTAAAACTGTACAATATACCGTAAAAAAACATTTAAAAAATGCTAATTTAGAAGGAAAAAAATATTCTGCCCATAAATTGCGCCATACAGCCGCGACTTTGATGTACAGATATGGTAATGTAGATATAAGGACTTTACAAAAGCTCCTAGGGCATTCTAACGTGTCTACGACGCAAATTTATACCCATGTAGATGATTCGCAATTAAAAGAAGCTGTAAATAAAAACCCTTTATCACAAAAGGAAGATTGA
- the rnhA gene encoding ribonuclease HI translates to MSNNIDVVEIYTDGACSGNPGPGGWAAVLLYKGTKKEISGFEENTTNNRMELKAVIEALKALKRPCKVNLYSDSSYVINAFKEGWLEKWQKNNWLKSDKTPVENQELWKELLKVSKRHQINWIKVKGHADSEYNNLCDRLATEQIKRNTKKL, encoded by the coding sequence ATGTCAAATAATATCGATGTTGTTGAAATATACACAGATGGAGCTTGTAGCGGTAATCCTGGTCCAGGTGGCTGGGCAGCAGTTTTACTGTACAAAGGAACAAAAAAAGAAATATCAGGATTTGAAGAAAATACTACAAACAATAGAATGGAATTAAAAGCAGTAATAGAAGCTTTGAAAGCCTTAAAAAGGCCTTGTAAAGTTAATTTATATAGTGACAGTAGTTATGTAATAAATGCCTTTAAAGAAGGCTGGCTTGAAAAGTGGCAGAAAAACAATTGGCTAAAATCAGATAAAACTCCAGTAGAAAATCAAGAGTTATGGAAGGAGCTTTTAAAGGTTTCAAAAAGACATCAAATCAATTGGATTAAAGTAAAAGGTCATGCAGATAGTGAATACAATAATTTATGTGATAGACTGGCTACAGAGCAAATAAAAAGAAATACTAAAAAGTTATAA
- a CDS encoding pyridoxal phosphate-dependent aminotransferase — translation MDLSQNALQITPSMTLEITAKAKQLKAQGIDVIDFGVGEPDFDTPDYIKEAAIDAIKKGYTKYTPSSGISELKKAVCDKLLKDNGLKYQPDQIVISNGAKHSIYNALCAILNPGDEVIIPVPYWLSYPEMVRLAYGKPVFVKTKAENDFKITSEELKNAITSKTKALILNTPNNPTGSVYTKEELEELAKIIEEANIFVISDEIYEKLIYEGSHISIASLNEKIKELTILVNGMSKAYAMTGWRIGYTASSLEIAKVMSNIQSHTTSNPNSIAQYASVAALSGDETVIKRMAEEFNKRRIYMVEKINKIKGLKSNKPQGAFYVMVNIDEYIGKEIKGKIIRGSIDFANALIEGANVAVVPALPFGMDNYIRISYATSIENIEKGLNRIEEFLNKA, via the coding sequence TTGGATTTATCCCAAAATGCCTTACAAATTACCCCTTCTATGACATTAGAAATAACTGCAAAGGCAAAACAGCTAAAAGCTCAAGGCATAGACGTTATAGACTTCGGAGTAGGAGAGCCAGATTTTGATACACCTGATTACATAAAAGAAGCTGCAATTGACGCTATAAAAAAAGGCTACACCAAATACACCCCTTCTTCAGGCATTTCTGAATTAAAAAAAGCAGTATGCGACAAGCTTTTAAAAGATAATGGCCTTAAATACCAACCAGACCAAATTGTCATATCAAATGGTGCTAAACACTCTATATATAACGCTCTTTGTGCAATTTTAAATCCTGGCGACGAAGTTATAATTCCTGTACCTTATTGGTTAAGCTATCCTGAGATGGTAAGGCTGGCTTATGGAAAGCCTGTCTTTGTAAAAACAAAAGCAGAAAATGACTTTAAAATTACATCCGAAGAATTAAAAAATGCTATTACCTCTAAGACAAAAGCTTTAATTTTAAATACCCCCAACAATCCAACTGGCTCAGTGTATACTAAAGAAGAGTTAGAAGAACTTGCAAAAATTATTGAAGAAGCAAATATTTTTGTCATTTCAGATGAAATATACGAAAAATTAATTTACGAAGGCAGTCACATCAGTATCGCCTCTTTAAATGAAAAAATTAAAGAACTGACAATTTTGGTAAACGGTATGTCTAAAGCTTATGCTATGACAGGATGGAGAATTGGATATACTGCTTCTTCTTTAGAAATTGCAAAGGTTATGTCAAACATTCAAAGTCACACCACCTCAAATCCCAATTCAATTGCTCAATATGCCAGTGTAGCCGCTTTATCAGGAGATGAAACTGTTATTAAAAGAATGGCAGAAGAATTCAATAAAAGAAGAATTTATATGGTGGAAAAGATAAATAAAATAAAGGGATTGAAATCAAATAAACCTCAAGGGGCTTTTTATGTAATGGTAAATATAGACGAATACATTGGGAAAGAAATAAAAGGAAAAATTATTAGAGGTTCCATAGATTTTGCAAATGCTTTAATTGAAGGAGCAAATGTAGCAGTTGTTCCTGCTTTGCCCTTCGGAATGGACAATTACATTAGGATTTCTTATGCTACTTCCATTGAAAATATTGAAAAAGGCTTAAATAGAATCGAAGAATTTTTAAATAAAGCATAA
- the mutL gene encoding DNA mismatch repair endonuclease MutL, translated as MNKIHLLDEKTINKISAGEVVERPASIVKELIENSIDAGSKNITVEILEGGIPYIKVSDDGCGMNEIDAILAFERHATSKIKSDNDLYSIGTLGFRGEALASIAAVSHVTLQTKEEGALFGTKVVVEGGKVIEKTTCGCAKGCSIEVRDVFFNTPARRKFLKRPSTEAMYITDVVTKLCLSHPEVSFKYVKDRKLQFITSGNGNIEDVILRLFGNEVYSSLMSASFESEDLKLKILAGKNSLNYSNRNMQFFYVNGRYVKNKTLTAAIDEAFKTYIPVNRYPAVFLYMEIDPRQIDVNIHPSKLEIKFSDERRIFEAVYKTIKDSLHKYNLIPEVKIEEKKNIFEIETPTISAEQTKLYLTSSDKELEEEKKKFDNELKGKNVFLKDNVLKENSKNSSLDNHLAVYEEYEYEYEKEEVNKNDLAKKISDIRIVGTLFSTYIIVEKEDVFYIIDQHAAHERILYEKFTSQYEKIQTRQVTFPIVVELQPGDLELVNQEKELLNKLGYAFEEFGNNSIILREVPVILGQPEARQLFIDIVEKLKDKELINKISLKEENIIMMACKAAVKAMDNLSEREIYKLFEDLKITENPYTCPHGRPVIIAITKTQLEKMFKRIM; from the coding sequence ATGAATAAAATTCATCTTTTAGATGAAAAGACAATAAATAAAATTTCTGCAGGAGAAGTTGTTGAAAGACCTGCCTCTATAGTGAAAGAATTAATTGAAAATTCTATTGACGCTGGAAGCAAAAATATTACAGTGGAAATTTTAGAAGGTGGCATTCCTTATATAAAGGTATCTGACGACGGTTGTGGAATGAATGAAATAGACGCTATTTTAGCTTTTGAAAGGCACGCCACCAGCAAGATAAAATCTGACAATGACCTTTATAGTATAGGGACATTAGGTTTTAGAGGAGAGGCCTTAGCTAGTATTGCGGCAGTTTCCCATGTAACTTTACAAACTAAAGAAGAAGGAGCTTTATTTGGTACTAAAGTTGTTGTGGAAGGTGGGAAGGTAATAGAAAAAACTACTTGTGGTTGTGCAAAAGGATGTAGTATTGAAGTAAGAGATGTGTTTTTTAATACGCCGGCACGAAGGAAGTTTTTGAAACGTCCTTCAACAGAAGCTATGTATATAACCGATGTTGTAACTAAATTGTGCCTTTCCCATCCTGAAGTTTCTTTTAAATATGTAAAAGACAGGAAACTACAGTTTATAACATCAGGCAATGGAAATATAGAAGATGTAATATTAAGGCTTTTTGGAAATGAAGTCTACTCTTCTCTTATGTCAGCTTCTTTTGAAAGTGAAGATTTGAAATTAAAGATTTTAGCAGGTAAAAATTCTTTAAATTATTCAAATAGGAATATGCAATTTTTCTATGTAAATGGAAGATACGTAAAAAATAAGACCCTTACAGCTGCTATCGATGAAGCTTTTAAGACTTATATACCTGTAAACCGATATCCTGCTGTTTTTTTGTACATGGAAATAGACCCAAGGCAGATTGATGTGAATATACATCCTTCAAAATTAGAGATAAAATTTTCAGATGAAAGAAGAATTTTTGAAGCTGTTTATAAAACTATAAAGGATAGCCTTCATAAATACAACTTGATACCAGAAGTAAAAATTGAAGAAAAGAAAAATATCTTTGAAATTGAAACTCCAACTATTTCAGCTGAGCAGACAAAATTATACTTGACTTCTTCTGATAAAGAATTAGAAGAGGAAAAAAAGAAATTTGACAATGAATTAAAAGGTAAGAATGTTTTTTTAAAAGATAATGTATTAAAAGAAAATAGTAAAAATAGTAGTTTAGATAACCATTTGGCTGTTTATGAGGAATATGAATATGAATATGAAAAAGAAGAAGTAAATAAAAATGACCTTGCTAAAAAAATAAGTGATATAAGAATAGTGGGCACATTATTTTCTACTTATATAATCGTAGAAAAGGAAGATGTATTCTATATAATTGACCAACATGCTGCCCATGAAAGGATTTTATATGAAAAATTTACTTCCCAATATGAAAAAATTCAAACAAGGCAGGTAACATTTCCTATTGTAGTAGAGTTACAACCAGGAGATTTAGAACTTGTTAATCAAGAAAAAGAGCTTTTAAATAAATTAGGTTATGCATTTGAGGAATTTGGGAACAATTCTATAATATTAAGAGAAGTGCCTGTAATTTTAGGACAGCCAGAAGCAAGGCAGTTATTTATAGATATAGTGGAAAAACTTAAAGATAAGGAACTTATCAATAAAATATCCTTAAAAGAAGAAAATATTATAATGATGGCTTGTAAAGCTGCAGTAAAAGCTATGGATAATTTATCTGAAAGAGAGATTTATAAACTCTTTGAGGATTTGAAGATTACAGAAAATCCTTACACCTGTCCTCACGGAAGACCTGTTATAATCGCTATAACAAAAACTCAGTTAGAAAAGATGTTTAAAAGAATTATGTAA
- a CDS encoding methionine gamma-lyase family protein, giving the protein MDTKKFLQNNFHINSKIIEVIEKAEKDCYPVFRKIDKTVEYNQYKVIYHFQKNKLSDIHFNGTTGYGYGDIGRETIEKIYAGIFAAEDALVRPQIVSGTHAIALCLFGNLKPNEELISACGRPYDTLEEVIGIKGEGRGSLKEYGVIYKEIPLLNDGKIDIESVKKAITSKTKMVMIQRSKGYDYRKSLKIEDIEKAISEIKKVKEDVIIFVDNCYGEFTEIKEPTEVGADIIAGSLIKNIGGGIAPTGGYVVGKKELVENASYRLYAPGIGKEVGPSLDLNRLILQGLFFAPQVVGQALKGAALLAKIMSDLGYEVTPKYDEERTDIVQAIKFKTAKELISFIQGIQMGSPVDSHVIPEPWDMPGYQDKVIMAAGGFIQGSSIELSADAPIREPYIAYVQGGLTYPQVKLAIAIALNNIYKEE; this is encoded by the coding sequence ATGGACACAAAAAAATTTTTGCAGAACAATTTCCATATAAACTCAAAAATAATCGAAGTTATAGAAAAAGCAGAAAAAGATTGTTATCCTGTATTTAGAAAGATTGATAAGACTGTAGAGTACAATCAGTATAAGGTCATATATCATTTCCAAAAGAACAAATTAAGCGATATCCATTTTAATGGCACAACTGGCTATGGATATGGTGACATCGGGCGAGAGACAATCGAAAAAATATATGCAGGAATATTTGCCGCAGAAGACGCTTTAGTAAGGCCTCAAATCGTATCTGGAACTCATGCTATAGCATTATGTCTATTTGGCAATTTAAAACCAAATGAAGAGCTAATTTCGGCTTGTGGGAGGCCTTATGATACGTTAGAAGAAGTAATAGGGATAAAAGGGGAGGGGAGGGGAAGTTTAAAAGAATACGGAGTTATATATAAAGAAATTCCCCTCCTTAATGATGGAAAAATAGATATAGAAAGTGTAAAAAAAGCAATAACCTCAAAAACTAAAATGGTGATGATTCAACGATCAAAAGGGTATGACTATAGAAAGTCTTTGAAGATAGAAGATATAGAAAAGGCAATTAGTGAAATTAAAAAGGTAAAAGAAGATGTAATTATATTTGTAGATAATTGCTATGGAGAATTTACTGAGATAAAAGAACCAACAGAAGTAGGAGCCGACATTATAGCAGGTTCTCTTATAAAAAACATAGGTGGGGGAATTGCCCCTACAGGTGGATATGTAGTAGGAAAAAAGGAATTAGTTGAAAATGCTTCTTATAGGCTATATGCCCCTGGCATAGGAAAAGAGGTAGGTCCTTCTTTAGATTTAAATAGATTGATTTTACAAGGGTTATTTTTTGCACCTCAAGTGGTAGGACAAGCTTTAAAAGGAGCTGCTCTTTTAGCGAAAATTATGTCAGACTTAGGCTATGAAGTTACTCCAAAATATGACGAAGAAAGAACTGACATAGTTCAAGCTATCAAATTTAAAACTGCTAAAGAGTTGATATCTTTCATCCAGGGAATACAAATGGGGTCCCCAGTAGACTCTCATGTAATTCCTGAGCCGTGGGACATGCCAGGATATCAGGATAAAGTCATAATGGCAGCAGGAGGATTTATACAAGGATCTTCTATAGAGTTAAGTGCAGATGCACCTATAAGAGAACCTTATATCGCATACGTGCAAGGTGGTCTTACTTATCCTCAAGTAAAATTGGCAATAGCTATTGCTTTAAATAATATTTACAAAGAAGAATAA
- the proC gene encoding pyrroline-5-carboxylate reductase produces the protein MKIGFIGVGNMGLALIKGILKSDFIDAEDLILYDPVKEKTAGLEKEFGVIVAKDNIDLTEKSDIIILAVKPNIYDAVLEEIKVKVTDKKIIITIAPGITISHVKDILKTGKIVRTIPNTPALIGEGITAISYSQEIQREDKEIVEKIFKTCGEIVEVEEKLIDAAMAVSSCSPAFVYMFIEALADGGVLLGLPRDVAYKLASKAVAGAGNMVLKTGFHPGQLKDMVTSPGGTTIEGIRILEKNAMRSAVIEAVAAAYQKTKGLK, from the coding sequence ATGAAGATTGGTTTTATAGGAGTCGGCAATATGGGACTTGCTCTTATAAAGGGCATATTAAAGTCGGATTTTATAGACGCTGAGGATTTAATTCTTTATGATCCGGTGAAAGAAAAAACAGCGGGGTTAGAAAAAGAATTTGGTGTTATTGTTGCAAAAGACAATATTGACCTAACTGAAAAGTCAGATATTATCATTTTAGCAGTAAAACCTAATATTTACGATGCTGTATTAGAAGAAATAAAAGTAAAAGTAACTGATAAAAAAATAATAATTACTATAGCTCCGGGTATAACTATAAGTCATGTCAAAGATATTTTAAAAACGGGAAAGATAGTGAGAACAATACCTAATACTCCTGCTTTAATAGGAGAAGGTATTACTGCTATAAGTTATTCACAAGAGATACAGCGAGAGGATAAAGAGATTGTGGAGAAGATTTTTAAAACCTGTGGGGAAATTGTAGAAGTAGAAGAAAAGTTAATTGATGCTGCAATGGCTGTCTCTAGTTGTAGTCCAGCATTTGTGTACATGTTTATTGAAGCATTGGCAGATGGTGGTGTACTATTGGGATTACCAAGAGATGTTGCGTATAAATTAGCTTCAAAGGCTGTAGCTGGTGCAGGTAACATGGTATTAAAAACAGGTTTTCATCCTGGCCAATTAAAAGACATGGTAACATCTCCAGGTGGTACAACTATTGAAGGTATAAGGATTTTAGAAAAAAATGCAATGAGAAGTGCAGTGATTGAAGCAGTGGCTGCAGCATATCAAAAAACAAAGGGATTGAAGTAA
- the spoVK gene encoding stage V sporulation protein K, whose translation MGIWPVFFEGYKFEGYKIEKKSEDKPKEVTTTVDDKKLQEEALKELNSLIGLNKVKEIIQEIYAFSQLQIKRKKEGLATEPIVLHMIFKGNPGTGKTTVARILGKLLKSIGVLEKGHVVEVERADLVGEYIGHTAHRVRENVKKALGGILFVDEAYSLARGGEKDFGKEAIDTLVKEMEDNRNKFILILAGYKHEMEYFLNTNPGLRSRFPIQIDFPDYTIDELLQIAEVMVKNRQYKLTESAKRKLMKILIRDDNSREIGNARLVRNIIERAIRKQAVRVLNKINITKEDLITIDSIDIRED comes from the coding sequence ATGGGAATATGGCCAGTTTTCTTTGAAGGATATAAATTTGAAGGATATAAAATAGAAAAAAAGTCAGAAGATAAACCTAAAGAAGTCACAACAACTGTAGATGATAAAAAATTACAAGAAGAAGCTTTAAAAGAGCTAAATTCTTTGATAGGCCTTAATAAAGTGAAAGAAATTATACAAGAAATTTACGCTTTCTCGCAACTGCAAATAAAGCGTAAAAAGGAAGGATTAGCCACTGAACCTATAGTATTACATATGATATTTAAAGGTAATCCAGGAACAGGCAAAACTACTGTAGCAAGGATATTAGGAAAACTTTTAAAAAGTATAGGAGTTTTAGAAAAAGGCCATGTAGTTGAAGTAGAGAGAGCTGATCTAGTAGGAGAATACATAGGACATACTGCTCACAGAGTCCGTGAAAATGTAAAAAAAGCTTTGGGAGGAATTTTGTTTGTAGATGAAGCTTATTCTTTGGCAAGGGGTGGAGAAAAAGACTTTGGCAAAGAAGCTATTGATACTCTTGTCAAAGAAATGGAAGACAATAGGAATAAATTTATACTTATATTAGCAGGTTACAAACACGAAATGGAATATTTTTTAAATACCAATCCCGGACTTCGCTCCAGGTTTCCAATCCAGATAGATTTTCCTGATTATACTATAGATGAACTTCTTCAGATTGCGGAAGTCATGGTAAAAAACAGGCAATATAAGCTTACAGAAAGTGCAAAGAGAAAATTAATGAAAATATTGATTCGTGACGACAATTCAAGAGAAATAGGAAACGCGCGCCTTGTAAGGAATATCATAGAAAGAGCAATTAGAAAACAGGCTGTAAGAGTTTTAAACAAAATAAATATAACCAAAGAAGATTTAATAACAATAGACAGTATAGACATTAGAGAGGACTGA
- the miaA gene encoding tRNA (adenosine(37)-N6)-dimethylallyltransferase MiaA: MAIQIVLIVGPTASGKSKLAVDVAKEFNGEIISADSMQVYKYMDVGTAKITKEEMQGIPHYLIDIVEPNQEFSVAEYEKRAKEIIKDIYKRGKLPIIVGGTGLYINSIIYIMHFSDFEGSKEFREKMKELANTYGSQYLYEKLKSVDPEAAKKIHSNDIRRIIRALEVYEFTGKPISYYQKMSGMRLNLKYQPIMIGLNFRDRQILYDRINQRVDEMIKNNLVEEVVNLLKIGYNKDSTAMQALGYKEIVEYLKGESSLEEAVEKIKKGTRRYAKRQITWFKGYNFIKWFFVDDYKNYEELKKNIIKYLAGKLNF; encoded by the coding sequence ATGGCTATACAAATTGTGCTTATTGTTGGGCCCACAGCCTCTGGCAAGTCTAAATTAGCAGTAGACGTGGCAAAAGAATTTAATGGAGAAATCATTTCTGCTGATTCTATGCAAGTTTATAAGTACATGGATGTTGGTACAGCAAAAATTACAAAGGAAGAAATGCAAGGCATCCCTCATTATTTGATAGATATTGTAGAGCCAAATCAAGAGTTTAGTGTAGCAGAATATGAAAAAAGAGCGAAAGAGATTATAAAGGATATTTACAAAAGAGGGAAACTTCCTATAATTGTAGGGGGAACTGGTTTATATATCAATTCAATAATTTACATCATGCACTTTTCTGATTTTGAAGGAAGCAAAGAATTTAGAGAGAAAATGAAAGAATTAGCAAATACTTATGGCAGTCAATATCTTTATGAGAAGTTAAAAAGTGTGGACCCAGAGGCAGCAAAAAAAATACATTCAAATGATATTAGAAGAATCATCAGAGCTTTAGAAGTTTATGAATTTACAGGCAAACCTATTTCTTACTATCAAAAAATGAGTGGTATGCGTTTAAATCTAAAGTATCAGCCTATAATGATAGGGCTTAATTTCAGAGACAGACAAATTTTATACGATAGAATTAATCAAAGAGTAGATGAAATGATAAAAAATAATTTGGTTGAAGAAGTGGTAAACTTGCTAAAAATCGGGTATAATAAAGACAGTACTGCTATGCAGGCTTTAGGATATAAAGAAATTGTCGAATATTTAAAAGGAGAGAGTTCTTTAGAAGAAGCTGTTGAAAAGATTAAAAAAGGGACAAGGAGGTATGCAAAAAGACAGATCACCTGGTTTAAGGGTTATAACTTTATCAAATGGTTTTTTGTAGATGACTATAAAAATTATGAAGAACTCAAAAAAAATATTATTAAATATTTAGCAGGAAAATTAAATTTTTGA